The Comamonas piscis region GCGCATGATGCTGGCGGCATGGCGCAGGTCGTCAATAGTCTCGAACAGCGGGCTCACGATCAGGGTGGCGCGCGATTGGCCATCGTTGATGCGGCCGTTCAGCAGACCCACCTCTTTTTGCAGCAGCAGCACTTCGAGCAGGTCGCTCACCGATTCGGTGTGGCTGATGATGTAGTGGCGAATGGCCTCCTGGCCATAGAGCTGCACCGACAGGCGGGCGCGCTCAAAAATCGCCATCTCGCTGATGCAACGGTCGCTGTAGGCAGCGCCCACCACGCGCAGCGGCCGGGCATCGCTCAGCAGCTGCAGCAGCAGCTCGCGCTTGGCCGTTTCGTTCAGCTGGCTGTAATCGGCCTGCAGGCCGGCGGTGGCCAGCAGCTCGGCAATCACCGCCTCGTGCTGGTCCGAGCTTTGGCGCAGATCGACGGTGGCCAGGTGGAAACCAAACACCTGCACCGCCCGGATCAGCGGCGACAGGCGCTGCTCGGCCAGCGCGCGGCCATGGTTGTCGCGCAGGGAGTCTTCAATCACGCGCAGGTCGGCCAAAAATTCCTCGCTGGCGGCATAGGGGTTTTGCGGCGCCACCGCATGGCGGGCGGCTTCGCCACCGCTCAGGTTTTTCAAGGTTGCGGCCAGGCGCGCATACACGCCAATCAGCGCGCGGCGGTAGGGTTCGTCCTCGCGGTGCTGGCTGGTGTCCGGCGAGCGTGCTGCCAGCGCCTGCAATGCAGCGGTGTTGCCCGCCAGGCGCTGGGACATCGACAGCTCGCCGCCCAGGTAGTGCACCTCGGTCAGGTAGTGGCGCAGCACCAGGTCGGACTGGCGGCGCAGCGCCTCTTGCAGGCTCTTGGCGGTGACGTTGGGGTTGCCGTCGCGGTCGCCACCAATCCACTGGCCCATGCGCAAAAAGGTGGCCAGATCGCGCTCGCCCAGCTCGCGCTCCAGCGCGGCATAGAGCTTGGGGATTTCGGTCAGGAAGGTAGCCTGGTAGTAGCTTAGTGCGTTGTCGATCTCGTCCTCGACCGTCAGCTTGGAGTAGCGCAGCAAGCGCGTCTGCCACAGCTGGGTCACCTGGGCACTCAGCTGCAGTTCGTTGTCGGCCAGCTGGCGCGGGGTCAGGGTATCCTTGCTGCTGTTGAAGAGCTGGGCGCGCTGGGCGATATCGTCACGCGCCACCAGCAAGGCGGCAATCGAACGCTCGGCATCCAGAATGCTCTTGCGCTGCACCTCGGTCGGGTGGGCGGTAAGCACGGGTGAGATGAGACTGTGCGCCAAGGTCTGCGCCACCGCTTTGACGGGAATGCCCGCCCAGCGCAGGCGCGCCAAGGCCACCTCGATGCTGCCCTCTTGGGTATTGCCAGCGCGCTCATGGATCTCGCGGCGGCGGATATGGTGGCGGTCTTCGGCCAGGTTCGCCAGGTGCGAGAAATAGGTGAAGGCGCGGATCACGCTGACCGTCTGATCGCCCGACAGACCCTTGAGCAAGGACTTGAGCGATTTCTCCGCATCCTGGTCGTCATTGCGGCGGTAGGCCACCGACAGCTGGCGCACCTGCTCGATCAGGTCAAAGGCGGCCTGTCCTTCCTGCTCGCGAATCACATCGCCCAGAATCCGGCCCAGAAGCCGGATGTCGTCCATCAA contains the following coding sequences:
- the ppc gene encoding phosphoenolpyruvate carboxylase, which gives rise to MTTASKKDTSAVTKPPARKPKASSPAPAQAVARRADKDQPLMDDIRLLGRILGDVIREQEGQAAFDLIEQVRQLSVAYRRNDDQDAEKSLKSLLKGLSGDQTVSVIRAFTYFSHLANLAEDRHHIRRREIHERAGNTQEGSIEVALARLRWAGIPVKAVAQTLAHSLISPVLTAHPTEVQRKSILDAERSIAALLVARDDIAQRAQLFNSSKDTLTPRQLADNELQLSAQVTQLWQTRLLRYSKLTVEDEIDNALSYYQATFLTEIPKLYAALERELGERDLATFLRMGQWIGGDRDGNPNVTAKSLQEALRRQSDLVLRHYLTEVHYLGGELSMSQRLAGNTAALQALAARSPDTSQHREDEPYRRALIGVYARLAATLKNLSGGEAARHAVAPQNPYAASEEFLADLRVIEDSLRDNHGRALAEQRLSPLIRAVQVFGFHLATVDLRQSSDQHEAVIAELLATAGLQADYSQLNETAKRELLLQLLSDARPLRVVGAAYSDRCISEMAIFERARLSVQLYGQEAIRHYIISHTESVSDLLEVLLLQKEVGLLNGRINDGQSRATLIVSPLFETIDDLRHAASIMREYYALPHIAALIQRSGAEQDIMLGYSDSNKDGGIFTSNWELYQAELALVALFDELSQPNPVQLRLFHGRGGTVGRGGGPSYQAILAQPPGTVRGQIRLTEQGEVIASKYANPEIGRRNLETLVAATLEATLLQPTKPASQAFLDAAADLSAASMSSYRDLVYGTKGFESYFFSSTPIREIAELNIGSRPASRKASQRIEDLRAIPWGFSWGQCRLTLPGWYGFGSAVQAFVNQEGKTAKLQWALLQKMYRQWPFFRTLLSNMDMVLAKSDMALALRYSELVADTRLRKRVFQAIEVEWKSTAEALALITGEDNRLANNPALERSIRHRFPYIDPLHHLQVELIRRWRNGEDNERVKTGIHISINGIAAALRNTG